From one Eucalyptus grandis isolate ANBG69807.140 chromosome 9, ASM1654582v1, whole genome shotgun sequence genomic stretch:
- the LOC104418552 gene encoding cationic amino acid transporter 5: MKSSNEESANDQVGERSYWRWSKQDFFPEESFRNWGTYRSALSQMCFRLKDRIKGRSDDVTELQELRKQSENDMKRCLNWWDLIWVGLGGHIGAGIFVLTGQEAHEHAGPAIVLSYVVAGASAMLSVFCYTEFAVEIPVAGGSFAYLRVELGDFAAFIAAGNILLESVVGAAAVARAWTSYFTNLLNRPSNSLRIHTSLRNGYNLLDPIAVAVLVITATIAMISTKQASRINWVASAINTVAILFIIIAGFVHADPSNLTPFTPYGAKGVFQAAAVVYFGYTGFDSISNMAEETKNPSKDIPIGLLGSMSIITVTYCLMALVLSMLQKYTELDENAAFSVAFQSVGMRWAKYLVDLGALKGMTTVLLIGALGQARYTTHIARAHMIPPWFALVHPKTGTPINATLLITISSALIAFFSSLGILASLLSVSTLFIFTMMAVAVLVRRYYVRDKTPQQNLSKLGAFLLIIVTSSIGTSAYWGLSPNGWIGYCVTIPLWFLGTLGIYKFLPQQRTPKAWGVPFVPWLPSLSIATNMFLMGSSGSAAFLRFVICTIVMLVYYLLFGLHATYDMAHLPQQPEAKLQQVDNEDDGKSNSQEAHVSFP, encoded by the coding sequence ATGAAAAGTTCCAATGAAGAATCAGCAAATGATCAGGTTGGAGAGAGAAGTTACTGGAGATGGAGCAAGCAAGATTTCTTCCCTGAAGAATCCTTCAGAAACTGGGGAACCTACAGATCAGCGCTGTCGCAGATGTGTTTCCGGCTGAAGGATAGGATCAAAGGCAGGTCGGACGATGTCACCGAGCTCCAGGAGCTCAGGAAACAGAGCGAGAACGACATGAAACGTTGCCTGAACTGGTGGGATCTCATATGGGTCGGATTGGGAGGTCACATCGGAGCGGGCATTTTTGTGCTCACTGGCCAAGAAGCGCATGAGCATGCCGGACCGGCCATTGTCCTGTCGTATGTCGTGGCGGGTGCATCCGCTATGCTTTCGGTCTTCTGCTACACGGAATTTGCAGTAGAAATCCCCGTGGCAGGTGGATCTTTTGCTTACTTGAGAGTAGAACTAGGAGATTTCGCTGCATTCATAGCGGCAGGGAACATACTCCTGGAAAGCGTTGTCGGAGCTGCAGCGGTTGCCAGGGCTTGGACTTCCTACTTCACCAACTTACTGAACCGTCCCTCCAACTCATTACGCATACACACGAGTCTTCGAAATGGTTACAATCTCCTGGACCCGATTGCTGTTGCTGTTCTGGTTATTACTGCCACGATTGCAATGATCAGCACAAAGCAGGCTTCGCGCATCAATTGGGTAGCATCTGCAATCAACACCGTGGCAATTCTTTTCATCATAATTGCAGGATTTGTTCATGCAGACCCTTCTAATTTGACACCTTTTACGCCTTATGGGGCGAAAGGGGTCTTTCAAGCAGCAGCTGTTGTATATTTTGGGTATACTGGATTTGATAGTATATCTAACATGGCCGAGGAAACAAAGAACCCCTCGAAAGATATACCAATAGGACTGCTTGGATCAATGTCGATCATCACGGTGACATACTGCCTGATGGCTCTCGTGCTTAGCATGCTGCAGAAGTACACTGAATTAGACGAAAATGCAGCCTTTTCTGTGGCATTTCAGAGCGTGGGAATGAGGTGGGCGAAGTACCTGGTAGATCTTGGAGCTCTGAAGGGCATGACAACAGTTCTTCTCATTGGGGCGCTTGGCCAAGCACGATACACCACTCATATCGCGCGAGCCCACATGATCCCGCCATGGTTTGCCCTTGTCCATCCGAAAACTGGAACTCCCATCAACGCAACTCTTCTGATTACCATTTCAAGTGCTCTCATCGCTTTCTTCTCGAGCCTGGGCATACTGGCAAGCTTGTTATCTGTAAGCACACTTTTCATTTTCACGATGATGGCAGTCGCTGTTCTTGTGAGGAGGTACTACGTACGAGATAAAACACCTCAACAGAACCTGTCGAAGCTGGGTGCTTTCTTGCTGATAATCGTAACTTCCTCTATAGGAACTTCAGCTTACTGGGGATTGAGCCCGAATGGCTGGATTGGGTATTGCGTAACCATACCACTTTGGTTCTTGGGCACTTTAGGGATTTACAAGTTCTTGCCACAGCAGAGAACGCCAAAAGCTTGGGGAGTTCCGTTTGTCCCGTGGCTTCCCTCATTGTCTATAGCAACAAATATGTTTCTAATGGGGTCATCGGGTTCTGCTGCTTTCCTACGATTTGTAATATGCACCATAGTAATGCTTGTGTATTATCTTCTCTTTGGGCTTCATGCAACCTATGATATGGCACATCTGCCACAGCAACCCGAGGCAAAACTTCAGCAGGTGGACAATGAAGACGATGGCAAAAGCAACTCGCAGGAGGCGCACGTTTCTTTCCCTTGA